The sequence GGTATTTCCAATTAAAATTTTATTAAAATTAGGGCTATAAGCAATTGCAGAAATATCAAAAGCTTTAAATCCATTAATTGAATTATAAATTTCAGATGTTTCTTCTTGATCGTCCCAAACAAAAACTGCATTGTCTGTTGCAAAATAAGTTTTTGAAGGTGAATGTGTAATTGCACGAATTTCGTTATAAGAAAAATATCCTTTCCAAATTTGATTTTGCGCAAAAGCACTTACTGATAAAAACAGAAATAATATGTTGTATAAAAATTTCATATTCACGATTTAATACTTACAAATATAAACGATAAGTTATATAAAAATAGTACATTTTGGTTTCGAAAATTTTTTGTTTACATAATTGTGAATAAGATTTTACTTTTTTGAAGTAAATCATCACATAAATATTTAATTTTAAAACATAGTTTCAAACTTAATTGAATTGCTATTTTAGCACAAATGGGGAATCGTGTGAAATCCACGAACTGTAGCGCAACTGTAAATAAATCTTGTGTTTATGAGTCAGACCTCCACAATTATGTTGACTTTGCTTTCGCATAAAAGTAAATGTCTGATGGTTTTCTGCACTTCAAAAATTTACAGATTTCCTTTCTTCATTTACTTTTTAAATTCGTTTAATTAAAAAGTAAAACAATGAGCATTTTCACCAAACGTATCAATTACAAACCTTTCGAGTATCCAGAGATATTAGAATTTACCAACGCCATCAACAAATCTTTTTGGGTGCATTCTGAAATTGATTTTACAGCTGATATTCAAGATTTTCATTCGCATTTAAATCCAAACGAACAAGAAATTGTTAAAAGAAGCTTACTAGCTATTGCGCAAATAGAAGTCAATGTAAAAACTTTTTGGGGCGATTTATATCTTCATCTACCAAAACCAGAATTCAATGGGCTAGGAAGTACGTTTGCCGAATGTGAATTTCGTCATTCCGAAGCTTATTCTCGTTTACTTGAAGTTTTAGGATATAATAACGAATTCGAAAAAGTAATTGAAATTCCGGTTATTGCAAAACGAATTCAATATTTATCAAATGCTTTAAAAAATTCAAAATCGGACAATAAAAAAGAATATTTAAAATCGTTAATTCTCTTTACCATTTTAATTGAAAACGTTTCGTTATTCAGTCAATTTGCTATTATTTTATCGTTTACACGTTTCAAAGGTGCAATGAAAAACGTAAGTAATATTATTGCTTGGACTTCGATTGATGAGCAAATTCATGCAAATGGTGGGATTTTTATCATCAATAAGATTAGAGAAGAATTTCCTGATTATTTTGACGACCAAACGATAAAAGAGATTAATGAAATTGTAGTGGACTCAATCAATATCGAAGCCGAAATTTTGGATTGGATTTTTGAATTTGGTGAATTAGATACCATATCAAAACAGAATCTTTTAAATTTTATGAAATTCAGAATCGATGAAAGTTTACAAAAAATAAACCTTTCAAAATTGTTTTTCATTTCAGAAGAAAACTACCAGCCGATGATTTGGTTTGAAGAAGAAATATTTGCAAATAGCTTGGACGATTTTTTTGCAAAACGTCCGGTAGATTATACCAAACACGACAAAAGTATCACAGCAGACGATTTATTTTAATTCAAACAAAACAATGATTATGGAAAGATTATGGTGGCTTAACGAAGAAAGCGAACAAATATTAAATCGTGGCTATTTATTAAAAGGAGAAACCACACAAAAAGCAATTGAACGAATTGCGTCTGCAGCGGCAAAAAGATT comes from Flavobacterium sp. I3-2 and encodes:
- a CDS encoding ribonucleotide-diphosphate reductase subunit beta, whose amino-acid sequence is MSIFTKRINYKPFEYPEILEFTNAINKSFWVHSEIDFTADIQDFHSHLNPNEQEIVKRSLLAIAQIEVNVKTFWGDLYLHLPKPEFNGLGSTFAECEFRHSEAYSRLLEVLGYNNEFEKVIEIPVIAKRIQYLSNALKNSKSDNKKEYLKSLILFTILIENVSLFSQFAIILSFTRFKGAMKNVSNIIAWTSIDEQIHANGGIFIINKIREEFPDYFDDQTIKEINEIVVDSINIEAEILDWIFEFGELDTISKQNLLNFMKFRIDESLQKINLSKLFFISEENYQPMIWFEEEIFANSLDDFFAKRPVDYTKHDKSITADDLF